One genomic window of Glycine soja cultivar W05 chromosome 9, ASM419377v2, whole genome shotgun sequence includes the following:
- the LOC114368346 gene encoding probable polygalacturonase — MIIISAVGTYNTITDKSDVYSFWVVLIELISSMPVVLAARERDEVNLANIVIKKIQKRKLSELVDPSYGFESNQPASSSKTSLILTAFTAGQAATFKMFETIKRQPDIDAYDTGGRLLDDISGDIELKKVCFSYTSRPDKQIFNGFSISIPSGTTAALNIAYGKNGPTDEEIGAAAELANVAKFIDKFLHVVGVIFTVLLLGLQGVRVVECRVANGLDCFEYPAISCRKHSAVLTDFGGVGDGKTSNTKAFQYAISNLSHYASDGGALLVVPPGKWLTGSFNLTSHFTLFLQKEATILGSQDESEWPTLPVLPSYGRGRDAPDGRFSSLIFGTNLTDVVITGYNGTIDGQGSYWWDKFHKGELKLTRPYMIEIMFSDHIQISNLTLIDSPSWFVHPIYSSDIIIQGLTILAPVDSPNTDGINPDSCSNTRIEDCYIVSGDDCVAIKSGWDESGIKFGMPSQHIIIRRLECVSPDSAMIALGSEMSGGIRDVRAEELTALNTQSAVRIKTAVGRGAYVRDIFVKGMNLNTMKYVFWMTGSYGSHPNTDFDPKALPNITGINYRDVIADNVTYSARLEGIANDPFTGICISNVTIHSGKKKPQWNCTDIEGVTSNVYPKPCELLPLKEKIECPYPDDKLPIESVQLKTCSFKSVSFF, encoded by the exons ATGATTATCATCTCTGCAGTTGGAACTTATAACACTATCACGGATAAGAGTGATGTGTATAGCTTTTGGGTTGTGCTTATTGAGCTGATATCATCCATGCCAGTAGTTTTAGCAGCCAGGGAAAGAGATGAGGTTAACTTGGCAAATATTGTGATAAAAAAGATTCAAAAAAGAAAGCTTAGTGAGCTTGTAGACCCATCCTATGGGTTTGAGTCAAACCAACCAGCTTCATCCAGCAAA ACATCTCTAATCTTAACTGCATTCACTGCAGGACAAGCTGCTACCTTTAAAATGTTTGAAACGATTAAGAGGCAGCCAGATATTGATGCTTATGACACTGGTGGTCGACTGTTAGATGATATTTCTGGAGATATAGAGCTTAAGAAGGTCTGCTTTAGTTATACTTCTAGACCTGATAAGCAAATATTCAAtggattttcaatttcaataccAAGTGGCACTACTGCAGCTTTG AATATTGCCTATGGTAAAAATGGCCCAACAGATGAAGAAATCGGAGCTGCAGCTGAACTTGCTAATGTTGCTAAGTTCATAGATAAATTTCTCCAT GTTGTTGGGGTTATCTTCACAGTTTTGTTATTGGGATTACAAGGAGTTAGGGTTGTTGAATGCAGAGTAGCCAATGGATTGGACTGTTTTGAGTACCCTGCTATCAGCTGCAGAAAACACAGTGCAGTTTTGACTGATTTTGGTGGTGTTGGTGATGGAAAAACATCTAACACCAAAGCTTTTCAATATGCAATTAGCAATCTCAGCCATTATGCATCTGATGGTGGAGCTCTACTTGTTGTGCCACCAGGGAAATGGCTAACAGGAAGCTTCAATCTCACAAGCCACTTCACACTTTTTCTCCAAAAGGAAGCTACCATTCTTGGATCTCAG GATGAATCAGAGTGGCCCACCCTTCCTGTGCTACCATCATATGGCAGAGGAAGGGATGCTCCTGATGGAAGGTTTAGTAGTCTCATTTTTGGAACTAACCTCACTGATGTAGTAATCACTG GTTACAATGGAACAATTGATGGACAAGGGTCTTATTGGTGGGACAAGTTCCACAAGGGTGAATTGAAACTCACCAGGCCTTACATGATTGAGATTATGTTCTCTGATCACATCCAGATATCAAATCTCACTTTGATCGATTCTCCATCTTGGTTTGTCCATCCAATTTACAGCAG TGACATTATAATTCAAGGGTTGACCATTCTTGCCCCAGTTGACTCTCCCAACACTGATGGAATAAATCCag ATTCTTGTTCCAACACTAGGATTGAAGATTGCTACATTGTCTCCGGTGATGATTGTGTAGCAATAAAAAGTGGTTGGGATGAGTCTGGAATCAAATTTGGAATGCCAAGCCAACACATAATAATCAGAAGGCTTGAATGTGTGTCCCCAGATAGTGCCATGATTGCCTTAGGAAGTGAAATGTCTGGTGGAATCCGAGATGTTAGAGCTGAAGAACTCACAGCTCTCAACACTCAATCAGCAGTTAGAATCAAAACTGCAGTTGGTAGAGGAGCTTATGTGAGGGACATATTTGTCAAAGGAATGAACTTAAACACCATGAAGTATGTGTTTTGGATGACAGGTTCTTATGGCTCACACCCTAACACCGATTTTGATCCCAAAGCACTTCCCAACATTACAGGAATAAACTACAGAGATGTCATTGCAGATAATGTCACATATTCAGCAAGACTTGAAGGGATTGCTAATGATCCTTTTACGGGAATCTGTATTTCTAATGTGACTATCCATAGTGGAAAAAAGAAACCGCAATGGAATTGCACTGACATTGAGGGGGTTACAAGCAATGTCTATCCTAAGCCTTGTGAGTTGCTGCCTCTGAAAGAGAAAATTGAGTGTCCTTATCCAGATGACAAATTGCCCATTGAAAGTGTGCAGCTGAAGACTTGTTCCTTTAAAAGTGTCTCATTCTTCTGA